A single genomic interval of Puntigrus tetrazona isolate hp1 chromosome 1, ASM1883169v1, whole genome shotgun sequence harbors:
- the zc3h13 gene encoding zinc finger CCCH domain-containing protein 13 isoform X1 encodes MSKIRRKVTVENSKTISDSSSSTTTPSRRPSVFERLGPSTASNAAETHCRNWLKTGNCSYGNTCRYTHGTPSRGKGFSGTFNRSAERPTGDLRERMKNKRQDVDADTQKRDTDEPTSPTTRQRDSSRGRHREKEDIKITKERTPASEEETADWEATREDSDNGDYDHELSLEMKRQKIQRELMKLEQENMDKREEIVIKKEDPVPKTRTSNTSKDRASPERSSSKGSPSSRKSSSPKHRAGKGGNSSKKEKKSSTSSVISSPVSDQTRAEETDSRSSKSGHGKRKGPRTPSPPPPVPLESPVTGKKHKNKHKNKEKCEDKPKEGKERGRDTEKHKEKKEKRRDRSDSSHKAKRSITSEERSGSLSPPSREASPPARRRSSSPKPTSQKQSSQQRSRTPPRHHRSPSPPSRQHHSPSSRSGSSAQRHSPSPRHRRGSISPLYRDLPPPSSSSPPPTQSSRRSRSPLTPQRDPSPTPAPRRSSPSARHRSQGRERERGRSERDRSPILQERRHERRDESRGKREKDSSRDERDYEIEQSSSRDDRDARDGRDRRGERDRRDVREERQHRGEVKDTRDTRAGETRDRSGRESLEHRERDRDRERERERERERERNETHRKEETTAQEERNYGRGHAREELRNDSRVDNRNESRAERTGRGRGRGDATEKGSARGGRASQADTSSASGHDSWESRSSGLRERSSERNADRDRYDNDRQRGEHPRDERRGGQAERDRRDNRERAEQRAPSPIRQQNRSEDLDREDRRDDRRNDRGDDRRDDRTREREKERDREREREREREKEREREKEREREAERERERAREREREREREREREREREEREREREREREEREREREEREKERERERKEREREREQRERERQREWDEREKGREERRERRDDSRDDRSARDAHEERKNTRKRHRAENTPSPRPSPKRGRDVSPADSDGYNSTEEKGDKHRLLSQVVRPQETARSPVRSFAEDKHNRWKDDDRRGDKKESRCRHEEVDSRGERAAGRGAERRGEQVSDISATGISESRRGKEQRDLPAAAVTPPPPPPPASIEDRDSLTVVHEDGKKKTKSLKKNLKKIRKEEESGGGERSNPEPPSSSSVTEAPQALLSPRKTAKKKVLERKRKRSRGPESDVSDDELIAQHPLNKRRRGPRTPPPINKDDLPSQRALTAGQSSLSAKMDANFSDWSDEDVPERGETSSASLPSDRPPERLLPSERASRRGARGGGRDRTDPPIAPLLPDPPMLIQSLPLQPLLPQHMLRKPQQADMQQQRSSSMGSNQSRASSRRLRSPSNESAHRDEGPQGLRSRRGLMQGGNSRERERERERERDRERERERERERDRATASEQMGGERKSRIDQLRRGEPSRSTSSDRQDSRSHSSRRSSPESERQARSRAGSYDSRERDRERERDQLDREREKKDHRQMQNQQTQQRDWDPEPREWGGRGREPLLRGNREPIRERDLREMRERERLLPEGLLAHERIDRERGERDRERERERMLPFDLQTHREPKSRSETKMERGEYEPLLPREALIEVDKPTDNSQLQGEASEPKMDSLDEEEDGKGDDAQSAVSGGEEYEPISDDELDEILADSQKRDEQQDDEKISGPLDVIDVDWSSLMPKQKQEPRTPGAALLRFTPGAVLLRAGVSRRLAGSQLLARVKEVCSRELEDPKDADKLLEHDLGALNMAAYNRRMERANLLRSLGPCCKALCARRDIAIRRQLLKNDKGTTKQIYTSAPVVDNELVQLSLRLFKKKMASSLSSGQEKTDTAPAAQQLSAPAELCVS; translated from the exons ATGTCCAAAATCAGGCGGAAGGTTACAGTGGAGAATTCGAAGACCATATCGGACAGCAGCAGTAGCACGACCACCCCCTCCCGCAGGCCCAGCGTGTTTGAGAGACTCGGGCCCAGCACGGCCAGTAATGCAGCAGAG ACTCATTGTAGAAACTGGTTAAAGACTGGGAACTGCAGTTACGGTAACACGTGTCGATACACACATGGAACCCCATCACGAGGAAAAGGCTTCTCTGGAACGTTCAACAG GTCAGCCGAGAGGCCCACTGGGGATCTCCGGGAGAGGATGAAGAATAAGAGACAGGATGTAGATGCTGACACACAGAAAAGAGATACAGACGAGCCCACATCACCCACAACCAGA cAGCGAGATTCTTCCCGAGGCAGACACAGGGAGAAAGaggatattaaaatcacaaaggaACGCACTCCGGCTAGTGAAGAGGAGACAGCAGATTGGGAAGCCACTCGTGAAG ATTCTGATAACGGAGACTACGATCACGAGCTATCTCTTGAGATGAAGAGACAAAAGATTCAGCGTGAGCTGATGAAGCTGGAACAGGAGAACATGGACAAACGAGAGGAGATTGTCATTAAGAAAGAG GACCCAGTCCCTAAGACCAGGACCAGTAATACTTCAAAGGACAGG GCTTCTCCTGAGCGCAGCAGTTCTAAGGGATCACCCTCGTCCCGTAAATCCAGCTCACCCAAACACAGAGCAGGGAAGGGTGGGAACTCCagcaagaaagagaagaagTCCTCTACTTCTTCAGTCATTTCCTCTCCAGTTTCTGACCAGACCCGGGCAGAGGAAACGGACAGCAG GTCATCTAAAAGTGGGCACGGCAAAAGAAAAGGGCCACGAACGCCCAGCCCTCCTCCACCTGTCCCTTTGGAGAGCCCAGTGACTGGGaagaagcacaaaaataaacacaagaaCAAGGAGAAGTGTGAGGACAAACCTAAAGAAGGCAAAGAACGAGGACGAGATACGgagaaacacaaagagaaaaaggaaaaacgcAG GGACAGATCTGATAGTTCCCATAAAGCCAAACGCTCAATAACATCAGAAGAACGTTCTGGAAGTCTTTCCCCACCCTCAAGGGAAGCGTCACCCCCAGCCAGAAGGAGGTCATCCTCCCCTAAACCCACTTCCCAAAAACAGTCCTCGCAGCAGAG GTCTAGAACTCCACCCCGTCACCACCGCAGCCCCTCCCCTCCCTCCCGACAGCACCACTCCCCATCCTCACGCTCTGGCTCCTCGGCCCAGAGACACTCCCCATCTCCTCGCCACAGGCGGGGTTCTATCTCTCCTCTTTACCGAGACCTTCCTCCTCCATCTTCATCCTCACCTCCTCCCACTCAATCCTCACGCCGCTCCCGCTCTCCGCTCACCCCGCAGAGAGACCCTTCACCAACACCTGCTCCTCGCAGGTCCAGCCCCAGTGCTCGTCACCGCTCCCAgggcagagagagggagagggggaGATCAGAGCGGGACAGGAGTCCCATACTGCAAGAGAGACGGCATGAGCGCAGAGATG AGAGTCGTGGAAAGCGTGAGAAAGACAGCAGCCGTGACGAGCGCGACTATGAGATCGAGCAGAGCTCTTCTCGAGATGACCGTGATGCCAGGGATGGCCGAGATCGGCGCGGTGAACGGGATAGAAGAGATGTCCGGGAAGAACGGCAGCACCGTGGGGAGGTCAAAGACACCCGGGACACCCGTGCAGGAGAAACACGAGACCGCTCAGGACGAGAATCCCTggagcacagagagagagaccgggatcgggagagagaaagagagagggaaagagagagagaacgaaatGAAACACATAGAAAGGAGGAAACGACAGCCCAGGAGGAAAGGAATTATGGAAGAGGGCATGCAAGGGAGGAATTGAGAAATGACAGTAGAGTGGACAACAGGAATGAATCTCGAGCTGAAAGAACAGGCAGAGGAAGGGGCCGTGGGGATGCCACAGAGAAAG GTTCTGCTCGTGGTGGTAGAGCGTCACAGGCAGACACTAGCAGTGCAAGTGGACATGACAGCTGGGAGTCCCGCAGCAGTGGTCTGAGAGAGAGGAGCTCAGAGAGAAACGCTGATCGTGATCGCTACGATAATGACAGACAGCGAGGGGAACATCCCAGAGATGAGCGACGGGGAGGACAAGCAGAGAGAGACCGCCGTGACAACAGAGAAAGAG cagaacaaagagcaCCTTCTCCTATCCGCCAGCAAAACCGCAGTGAGGACCTTGATCGTGAAGACAGAAGAGATGATCGTAGGAATGATCGAGGAGATGACAGAAGAGATGACCGCACccgtgagagagagaaggaaagggatagagaaagagagagggaacgggaaagagagaaggagcgagagagggagaaagaacgGGAAAGAGAAGCTGAAAGGGAGCGTGAAAGAGCCAGGGAGAGGGAGcgggagagagaaagggaaagagagcgggagagggagagggaggagagagaaagagagagggaaagagaacgGGAGGAGCGGGAAAGGGAGCGAGAAGAgcgggagaaagaaagagaacgagagagGAAGGAGAGGGAACGGGAAAGGGAGCAAAGAGAGCGAGAACGGCAGAGGGAGTGGGATGAGCGAGAAAAAGGGAGGGAAGAGAGGCGGGAAAGAAGAGATGACTCGAGAGATGATCGTTCTGCCCGAGATGCTCatgaagagagaaagaacac TCGTAAAAGACATCGTGCTGAGAACACTCCCAGTCCACGGCCATCTCCTAAAAGAGGGCGAGATGTGAGCCCTGCAGACAGTGACGGTTACAACAGCACTGAGGAGAAAG GTGATAAGCACCGATTGTTGAGTCAAGTGGTTCGTCCTCAAGAGACAGCCCGCTCACCTGTCCGCTCCTTTgctgaagacaaacacaacCGCTGGAAAGATGATGACCGGCGTggagataaaaaagaaagccgTTGCCGACACGAGGAGGTGGATTCCCGCGGTGAGAGAGCAGCAGGAAGAGGAGCAGAGCGTCGTGGAGAACAAGTTTCTGACATTTCTGCTACAGGCATCTCTGAATCCAGAAGAGGGAAAGAGCAAAGGGACCTCCCTGCTGCAGCCgtcactcctcctcctcctcctcctcctgcttcCATAGAGGACAGAGACTCTTTAACAGTTGTTCATGAAGACGGGAAGAAAAAGACTAAATCTCTGAAGAAAAATCTGAAGAAGATCCGGAAAGAGGAGGAATCTGGCGGAGGGGAACGTAGTAACCCTGAACCCCCGTCCTCCTCTTCTGTAACCGAAGCCCCCCAGGCTCTCCTCTCACCTCGCAAGACAGCTAAGAAGAAAGTCTTAGAAAGGAAGCGCAAGCGTTCACGTGGTCCCGAGTCAGATGTTTCTGATGACGAGCTGATTGCTCAGCATCCCCTCAACAAGAGGCGACGAGGTCCACGCACACCACCGCCAATCAACAAGGACGACCTTCCCTCCCAGAGGGCTTTAACGGCTGGACAGAGTTCCCTCTCTGCCAAAATGGACGCCAACTTTAGTGACTGGTCTGATGAGGATGTACCAGAGCGAGGCGAGACATCCTCTGCCTCCCTGCCATCCGATAGGCCTCCGGAGCGGCTGCTTCCCTCCGAACGTGCTTCTAGACGGGGTGCACGCGGTGGCGGTCGGGACCGCACGGACCCCCCCATAGCCCCCCTGCTCCCTGACCCTCCAATGCTGATACAGTCTCTTCCTTTACAGCCGTTACTGCCACAACACATGCTGCGTAAGCCACAGCAAGCGGACATGCAGCAGCAGCGCAGTAGCAGCATGGGCAGCAACCAAAGCCGCGCTTCTTCGAGAAGACTACGCTCGCCCTCCAATGAGTCTGCCCACCGTGACGAAGGCCCTCAGGGACTCAGGTCTCGCAGAGGACTCATGCAAGGTGGCAATTCTCGGGAGAGGGAGCGAGAGCGGGAGAGGGAACGGGACCGAGAGAGGGaaagggagagggagagagaaagggacAGGGCAACGGCCAGTGAACAGATGGGAGGAGAGAGGAAGTCAAGGATTGATCAGCTCAGAAGAGGAGAACCCAGTCGAAGTACTTCCTCAG ACCGGCAGGACTCCCGGAGTCACAGTTCTCGTCGTAGTTCACCAGAGTCTGAGCGGCAGGCTCGCTCCAGAGCCGGCTCCTACGACAGCCGCGAGCGTGACCGAGAACGAGAGCGCGATCAGTTGGATCGAGAGCGTGAGAAAAAGGATCACCGGCAGATGCAAAATCAACAAACCCAACAGAGAGACTGGGACCCAGAACCTCGTGAGTGGGGTGGGCGGGGCAGAGAGCCCCTCCTCCGTGGCAACCGCGAGCCgattagagagagagacttgCGGGAGATGCGTGAAAGGGAACGACTCTTACCTGAAGGGCTGCTGGCACATGAACGAATAGATCGTGAGCGCGGTGAGAGGGACCGTGAGCGTGAACGGGAAAGGATGCTTCCGTTTGACCTTCAGACACACAGGGAACCAAAAAGCAGATCTGAAACTAAGATGGAGAGGGGAGAGTATGAGCCTCTGCTGCCCAGAGAAGCCCTCATAGAAGTAGATAAGCCCACAGACAACTCACAACTGCAAGGGGAAGCATCCGAACCCAAAATGGATAGTCTTGAcg AAGAGGAGGATGGAAAGGGGGATGATGCTCAGTCTGCCGTCTCAGGTGGTGAGGAGTATGAGCCAATCAGTGATGATGAACTGGATGAGATTTTGGCTGACAGTCAAAAGAGGGACGAACAGCAAGATGATGAAAAGATTTCTG GACCCCTAGATGTGATTGATGTAGATTGGTCCAGTTTGATGCCCAAGCAAAAACAGGAGCCTAGAACTCCTGGGGCAGCGCTGCTCCGATTCACCCCAGGGGCTGTGCTGCTCAGAGCAGGAGTGTCCAGACGCTTGGCGGGGTCTCAGCTCCTTGCCAGAGTTAAAGAAGTGTGTTCCAGAGAGTTGGAAGACCCCAAAG ATGCTGATAAACTCTTAGAGCATGATCTGGGTGCTCTAAACATGGCTGCATACAACAGGAGAATGGAGAGGGCCAACCTACTGAGGAGCCTGGGCCCTTGCTGCAAGGCCCTGTGTGCTCGCAGAGACATTGCCATACGCAGACAGCTCCTGAAAAACGACAAG GGAACGACCAAGCAGATCTACACCAGCGCTCCAGTGGTGGACAATGAACTTGTGCAGCTGAGTTTAcgtctctttaaaaagaaaatggccTCCAGCCTGTCTAGTGGACAGGAGAAGACTGATACAGCCCCTGCAGCCCAACAGCTCAGCGCGCCAGCAGAGCTATGTGTCTCCTGA